A single Drosophila miranda strain MSH22 chromosome XR, D.miranda_PacBio2.1, whole genome shotgun sequence DNA region contains:
- the LOC108152785 gene encoding peritrophin-44 yields MLSKNACAVLFGACLLIFCLPGFSEAVGDYSELCRLFKNGTNIRKPGTCDEYIHCSDGEGIMKFCEGTTPYYNSIKQECVQELSNSHLYCGNRCEGRDGTWVSDPTNCEQYFYCRDGVPLAGACPIGQHFNESSQACMHGVDSQCVDVANICEILPENTAFRYEDDCSYYYVCKNSKQTLTKCKSTLYFNVETGDCVARNLVACDAHSKEGVCAASSKVVFKSDSATCRGYFICKAFGTVADLDPLWNQCPEGTFFDEERQLCGKATDVVCTHNRCDGRGTMLVVSSKNYCHNYIQCVDGLEVAESTCHFDHFFDEVIQACSSKIIYDNCCDEQPNSS; encoded by the exons ATGCTAT CAAAAAACGCTTGTGCGGTGCTGTTTGGAGCCTGCCTGCTGATCTTCTGCCTGCCGGGCTTCTCGGAGGCCGTTGGCGATTACTCGGAGCTGTGCCGCCTGTTCAAGAATGGCACCAACATCCGGAAGCCCGGCACCTGCGACGAGTACATCCATTGCAGCGACGGCGAAGGCATAATGAAGTTCTGCGAGGGCACCACGCCCTACTACAACAGCATCAAACAGGAGTGTGTCCAGGAGCTCTCCAACAGTCACTTGTACTGTGGCAATCGGTGCGAGGGCCGGGACGGCACCTGGGTGTCCGATCCGACAAACTGCGAACAGTACTTCTACTGTCGTGATGGCGTGCCGCTGGCAGGTGCCTGCCCCATTGGTCAGCATTTTAACGAGTCGAGCCAGGCGTGCATGCACGGCGTGGACTCGCAGTGCGTGGACGTGGCCAACATATGCGAGATCCTGCCGGAGAATACCGCATTTCGGTACGAGGATGACTGCAGCTACTACTACGTGTGCAAAAACTCTAAGCAAACGCTGACTAAGTGCAAATCGACGCTCTACTTCAATGTGGAGACCGGCGACTGCGTGGCGCGCAATCTGGTAGCCTGTGATGCCCACTCCAAGGAGGGGGTATGCGCCGCCAGCAGCAAAGTCGTCTTCAAGTCGGATTCAGCCACATGTCGTGGATACTTTATCTGCAAGGCCTTCGGCACCGTGGCCGACCTGGATCCCTTGTGGAACCAGTGCCCGGAGGGCACCTTCTTCGACGAGGAGCGCCAGCTCTGCGGCAAGGCCACTGACGTGGTGTGCACCCACAACCGATGCGATGGCAGGGGCACCATGCTGGTCGTCAGCAGCAAAAACTACTGCCATAACTACATTCAATGCGTCGATGGCCTGGAGGTGGCGGAGAGTACCTGCCACTTTGATCACTTCTTCGACGAGGTGATTCAGGCGTGCAGCAGCAAGATCATCTACGACAACTGCTGTGACGAGCAGCCCAATAGCAGTTAA